One region of Bacillota bacterium genomic DNA includes:
- a CDS encoding DUF4179 domain-containing protein, which yields MSPHIAVDALLDYVHGAMPRAEWGELEDHLAGCPRCRGELARWQGLSDRLSGYLSPRGVSAAPPRSVGEILSRPVRRAPVDDRVAFGRRVVFGRRPAFRLAAAALAAVLLGSPFFSPYPARVLAQVPGVGDLFSAVAIERGLAVAYQAGLVDELDRSVTVDGLTFTVVGAYADSTQTAVIGRLKGPIPRMESLWADLAKAGHRWELVLTDSFGREYRRGSSSVDFDAKAGEQHILLQTDPLPFYVGHLRIRMALQTASLSGDWQVSFPVQRVSDRMTREVTVDQTFTSAEGVPIHLDKLVFAPSRTVLHYDFVLASDGPELKMPDWSLLADGRPLARLGGGGGGGGGPAGGLVKMTGTAAFEPTKAGEINIRFEGFSGGYQLGWKLPLREGSRAGSEGFTFQIDRLTAEDGKNVITGVVKGGGIKLDGLALLTADGQVVPVEVRSYLLNEDGKSGVYTLVAAGPADPAGATLEIARGYGTKPDSWSTVVEVPR from the coding sequence GTGAGCCCTCACATCGCAGTCGACGCTCTGCTGGACTACGTGCACGGGGCGATGCCCCGGGCCGAGTGGGGTGAGCTGGAAGACCACCTGGCGGGGTGCCCGCGCTGCCGGGGCGAGTTGGCCAGGTGGCAGGGCCTGTCGGACCGGTTGTCCGGGTACCTGAGCCCCCGGGGGGTCTCGGCCGCCCCGCCGAGGTCGGTCGGTGAAATCCTGAGCCGGCCCGTCCGGCGGGCGCCGGTCGACGACCGGGTGGCGTTCGGCCGTCGGGTGGTCTTCGGCCGCCGGCCGGCCTTCCGCCTGGCCGCCGCGGCCCTGGCGGCCGTGCTCCTGGGTTCACCGTTCTTCTCGCCTTACCCGGCGCGCGTTCTGGCTCAGGTACCGGGGGTGGGGGACCTCTTCTCGGCGGTGGCCATTGAACGCGGTCTGGCCGTGGCCTATCAGGCCGGGCTGGTGGACGAACTGGATCGCTCGGTGACCGTCGACGGCCTGACTTTCACCGTCGTCGGGGCCTACGCGGACAGCACCCAGACGGCGGTCATCGGCCGCCTGAAGGGGCCCATTCCCCGGATGGAGTCGCTCTGGGCGGACCTGGCCAAGGCCGGCCACCGCTGGGAGCTCGTCCTCACCGACAGCTTCGGCCGGGAGTATCGGCGCGGCAGTTCGTCGGTGGACTTTGACGCCAAGGCGGGTGAACAGCACATCCTCCTTCAGACCGACCCGCTACCGTTCTACGTCGGCCATCTCCGGATCAGGATGGCCCTCCAGACCGCGTCTCTCTCCGGCGACTGGCAGGTCAGCTTCCCGGTGCAGCGGGTGAGCGATCGGATGACCCGGGAAGTGACGGTCGATCAGACCTTCACGTCCGCCGAGGGAGTCCCCATCCACCTTGATAAGCTGGTCTTCGCGCCCAGCCGGACGGTCCTCCACTATGACTTTGTGCTGGCCAGTGACGGGCCCGAACTGAAGATGCCCGATTGGTCCCTCCTGGCCGACGGGCGACCTCTGGCCAGGCTGGGCGGGGGTGGCGGCGGGGGTGGCGGTCCGGCCGGTGGGTTGGTCAAGATGACCGGCACGGCCGCCTTTGAGCCGACCAAAGCCGGTGAGATCAACATCCGCTTCGAGGGCTTCTCCGGCGGGTACCAGCTCGGCTGGAAGCTGCCCTTGCGGGAAGGGTCCAGGGCCGGCTCGGAGGGCTTCACCTTCCAGATTGACCGCCTCACCGCCGAGGACGGCAAGAACGTCATCACGGGGGTTGTCAAGGGTGGCGGGATCAAGCTGGACGGCCTCGCGTTGCTGACCGCGGACGGTCAGGTGGTGCCGGTCGAAGTCCGGTCCTACCTCCTGAACGAAGACGGGAAGAGTGGGGTCTACACCCTGGTCGCTGCCGGACCCGCCGACCCGGCCGGGGCGACCCTGGAGATCGCCCGCGGCTACGGGACCAAGCCGGATTCCTGGAGCACCGTCGTGGAGGTCCCCAGGTAG
- a CDS encoding sigma-70 family RNA polymerase sigma factor, whose product MDASLVSHARRGDREAFAALIAPLENRLYRTALAIMGNPADAEDAWQNTVLKAFRGVSALREPDYFSTWVTRILLNECKQGLRRRRPWSPVGDLAQVALPEPDAEQAALRDALRQLSGDQRTVVFLRYWLGLPLAELAEVLEVPVPTAKSRLYEALKRLRLMLREEEES is encoded by the coding sequence TTGGATGCCAGTCTCGTCAGCCACGCCCGGCGGGGCGACCGGGAGGCCTTCGCCGCCCTGATCGCCCCGCTCGAAAACCGCCTGTATCGGACCGCCCTGGCCATCATGGGCAACCCGGCCGATGCCGAGGATGCCTGGCAGAACACTGTTCTGAAGGCCTTTCGGGGCGTGTCCGCGTTGCGCGAGCCGGATTACTTCTCGACCTGGGTGACCCGCATTCTGCTGAACGAATGCAAGCAGGGTCTCCGGAGGCGGCGGCCCTGGTCGCCCGTGGGGGATCTGGCTCAGGTCGCTCTGCCGGAGCCCGACGCGGAGCAGGCGGCCTTGCGTGACGCCCTTCGGCAACTCAGCGGTGATCAGCGGACGGTCGTCTTCCTCCGCTATTGGCTGGGTCTACCCCTCGCCGAACTGGCCGAGGTCCTCGAGGTCCCGGTGCCGACGGCCAAGAGCCGTCTCTATGAAGCCCTGAAGCGGCTTCGCTTGATGTTGCGGGAGGAGGAAGAGTCGTGA
- a CDS encoding valine--tRNA ligase — MGDCKEPATTAATAPIPSVYDPKSVEDRWYQYWLEGGFFRAEVDPKKEPYCIVIPPPNITGSLHMGHALNNTIQDVLIRWHRMRGLETLWQPGSDHAGIATQVKVEEELAKQGISRHDLGREGFVAKVWEWKEKYNSTILKQLYKLGASCDWSRLRFTLDEGLSRAVREVFVRLYEKGLIYKGKYIVNWCPDCHTAISDIEVEHSEETSSLWHLNYPLEGGEGYVTVATTRPETMLGDTAVAVNPKDERYQKLVGKTVILPVLGRRLPIIADDYVDPSFGTGAVKVTPAHDPNDFEMAQRHNLPAITVIDEDGKMTAEAGPVYAGQDRLACRQALVEQLRAEGQLLKIEPYTHSVGHCSRCATIIEPLISTQWFVKMKPLAEPAMEAVRRGEVQFVPERFARIYLNWMENIRDWCISRQLWWGHRIPAWHCQKCGRITVAREDPTECAHCGADAGQLVQEEDVLDTWFSSALWPFSTLGWPDQTPELKYFYPTNVLVTAYDIIFFWVARMIFSGLEFMGGKPFDHVLITGLVRDSEGRKMAKSLGNGIDPLEVIKEYGADALRFTVLTGNTPGNDMRFYWERVESSRNFANKIWNASRFALMNLGDFDPDRDGLDLPREGLELEDRWIISRFNRASAEADRFLEAFELGEAARVLYDFVWDELCDWYIELIKGRLAAAGTDTRRTAQRVLAWVLDRTLRLLHPFIPFITEEIWQHLPSRGPSIMVAEWPVADPGLVDDQAEGRLGAVMEVIKAIRNIRAEINLPPGKKADVIIHPTNIESREAVKTGLGHIVKLAGVAQLEVASTLDERPPQALSAIAGGAEIFVPLRGLIDVDREVARVDKEIQATGSELTKIDGRLANQGFLAKAPAEVIDKERVRRQELADKLIRLKERREQIAGR; from the coding sequence ATGGGCGACTGCAAGGAACCGGCCACGACGGCCGCAACCGCCCCGATCCCTTCGGTCTACGACCCGAAGTCGGTCGAGGATCGCTGGTACCAGTACTGGCTCGAGGGGGGCTTCTTCCGGGCTGAGGTCGACCCGAAGAAGGAACCATACTGCATCGTCATCCCGCCCCCGAACATCACCGGTTCGCTCCACATGGGGCACGCCCTCAACAACACCATCCAGGATGTCCTCATCCGCTGGCACCGGATGCGCGGCTTGGAAACCCTCTGGCAGCCCGGCAGCGACCACGCCGGCATCGCGACCCAGGTCAAGGTCGAGGAAGAGCTGGCCAAGCAGGGGATATCCCGGCATGACCTGGGCCGTGAAGGCTTCGTGGCCAAGGTCTGGGAGTGGAAGGAGAAGTACAACAGCACCATCCTCAAGCAGCTATACAAGCTGGGGGCCTCGTGCGACTGGTCGCGCCTGCGGTTCACCCTCGACGAGGGCCTCTCTCGGGCGGTGCGCGAGGTCTTCGTCCGGCTCTATGAGAAGGGCCTCATCTACAAGGGCAAGTACATCGTCAACTGGTGTCCCGACTGCCACACGGCCATCTCCGACATCGAGGTCGAGCACTCCGAAGAGACCTCCAGCCTGTGGCACCTCAACTACCCCCTGGAGGGGGGCGAGGGCTACGTGACGGTGGCGACCACCCGGCCTGAGACGATGCTGGGCGACACGGCCGTGGCGGTCAACCCCAAGGACGAGCGGTATCAGAAGCTCGTCGGGAAGACGGTCATCCTGCCGGTCCTCGGGCGCCGCCTGCCGATTATCGCCGACGACTATGTCGACCCGTCCTTCGGGACCGGCGCGGTCAAGGTGACCCCGGCCCACGATCCCAACGACTTCGAGATGGCCCAACGGCACAACCTGCCGGCGATCACGGTCATCGACGAGGACGGGAAGATGACCGCCGAGGCCGGCCCGGTCTACGCCGGACAGGACCGGCTGGCCTGCCGCCAGGCCCTGGTCGAGCAGCTGCGGGCCGAGGGCCAGCTCTTGAAGATCGAACCATACACCCACTCGGTCGGCCACTGCTCGCGCTGCGCCACGATCATCGAGCCGCTCATCTCGACCCAGTGGTTCGTCAAAATGAAGCCTCTGGCCGAGCCGGCCATGGAGGCCGTCCGCCGGGGCGAGGTTCAGTTCGTCCCCGAGCGGTTCGCCCGGATCTACCTCAACTGGATGGAGAACATCCGGGACTGGTGCATCTCCCGCCAGCTCTGGTGGGGGCACCGGATCCCCGCCTGGCACTGCCAGAAGTGCGGCCGGATCACCGTTGCCCGCGAGGACCCGACGGAGTGCGCCCATTGCGGGGCCGACGCCGGCCAACTGGTGCAGGAAGAGGACGTCCTCGACACCTGGTTCTCCTCGGCCCTCTGGCCCTTCTCCACCCTCGGCTGGCCCGACCAGACCCCGGAGCTCAAGTACTTCTACCCGACCAATGTCCTGGTCACGGCCTACGACATCATCTTCTTCTGGGTCGCCCGGATGATCTTTTCGGGCCTGGAGTTCATGGGGGGAAAGCCCTTCGACCACGTCCTCATCACCGGCCTGGTGCGTGACTCTGAAGGCCGGAAGATGGCCAAGTCGCTGGGCAACGGGATCGACCCGCTGGAGGTCATCAAGGAGTACGGTGCCGATGCCCTGCGGTTCACCGTCCTGACCGGCAACACGCCGGGCAACGACATGCGCTTCTATTGGGAGCGGGTCGAGTCCAGCCGGAACTTCGCCAACAAGATCTGGAACGCGTCCCGTTTCGCCTTGATGAACCTGGGTGATTTCGACCCCGACCGTGACGGCCTGGATCTCCCGCGAGAGGGCCTCGAGCTCGAGGACCGCTGGATCATCTCCCGTTTCAACCGGGCCTCGGCCGAAGCCGACCGTTTCCTCGAGGCCTTCGAGCTAGGCGAGGCGGCCAGGGTCCTTTACGACTTCGTCTGGGATGAGCTCTGCGACTGGTACATCGAACTGATCAAGGGTCGTCTGGCGGCGGCCGGCACCGATACCCGCCGGACCGCCCAGCGCGTCCTGGCCTGGGTCCTCGATCGGACCCTCCGCCTCCTCCACCCGTTCATCCCCTTCATCACCGAGGAGATCTGGCAGCACCTGCCGAGCCGCGGTCCGAGCATCATGGTCGCCGAATGGCCGGTGGCCGACCCGGGCCTCGTCGATGACCAGGCTGAGGGCCGGCTGGGGGCGGTGATGGAGGTCATCAAGGCCATCCGCAACATCCGGGCCGAGATCAACTTACCGCCGGGGAAGAAGGCCGACGTGATCATCCATCCGACCAACATCGAGAGCCGCGAGGCCGTCAAGACGGGCCTTGGGCACATCGTCAAGCTGGCCGGGGTGGCTCAGCTCGAGGTGGCTTCGACCCTCGACGAACGGCCGCCGCAGGCCCTCTCGGCCATCGCCGGCGGGGCCGAGATCTTCGTCCCCCTCCGGGGCCTAATCGACGTCGACCGCGAGGTGGCCAGGGTCGACAAGGAGATCCAGGCCACCGGGTCGGAGCTGACCAAGATCGATGGGCGCCTGGCCAACCAGGGCTTCTTGGCCAAAGCCCCGGCCGAGGTCATCGACAAGGAACGGGTCCGTCGCCAGGAACTGGCCGACAAGCTGATCAGGTTGAAGGAGAGGCGCGAACAAATTGCCGGTCGCTGA
- a CDS encoding GNAT family N-acetyltransferase yields MLRGHKVNLRPIRESDLGPMMDWDDDSEIIQYLGKKFISRDTCVTWFNTLAASRGHRVMAIERHDGRLIGSIELEHIDWRGGRAELSICIGDKKCWGQGFGADAIRVFTDFAFYRLNLAHIYLRVYRGNVRAIRCYQKCGFRKEGLLKLTERQLERHDDLLLMSLQRAEVGLRQKAGIRLDSPYRAV; encoded by the coding sequence GTGCTCCGCGGGCACAAAGTCAACCTTAGGCCCATCCGTGAATCCGACCTCGGCCCGATGATGGATTGGGACGACGACAGTGAGATCATCCAGTACCTGGGAAAGAAGTTCATCTCCCGGGATACTTGCGTGACTTGGTTCAATACGCTGGCGGCCAGCCGCGGGCACCGGGTGATGGCCATTGAACGGCACGATGGACGGCTGATCGGCTCCATCGAGTTGGAACACATCGATTGGCGTGGCGGGCGGGCCGAGCTGTCGATTTGCATCGGCGACAAGAAGTGTTGGGGCCAGGGGTTCGGGGCCGACGCCATCAGGGTCTTCACCGACTTCGCCTTCTACCGGCTCAACCTGGCCCACATCTATCTACGGGTCTACCGCGGCAACGTGCGGGCGATCAGATGCTATCAGAAGTGCGGCTTCCGCAAGGAGGGGCTCCTGAAGCTGACCGAGCGGCAGTTGGAGCGGCACGACGACCTGCTCCTGATGAGCCTACAACGGGCCGAGGTCGGCCTCCGACAAAAGGCCGGCATCCGCCTTGACAGCCCCTATCGGGCCGTGTAA
- a CDS encoding PIG-L family deacetylase: MTAERHSTSSFRPASVILAAAAAVALAIAPVGGMSRLAVRRQSPGFPAGTRVMVLAPHADDESLATGQLIAAARRDGLPVSVVFLTNGDGFTRAAEETLADSGGLPDPSEYLELAQTRQVEARAAAAALGVPDGNLFFLGYPDRGLKEMLVEHWSAAAPYRSPYTGRSTSPYPDSHHQAAPYAGETLLEDLEELMATFHPTLLAIPHPDDLHSDHWATSVFGRLAVLRLVAQGRLTSPGPRLLDYVVHAGPWPWPPWPAPYLPLTAPQSLATSGTVWEFRPGDRLSRHQKELAIASYRTQLKVSRGYLGAFDRANELIGEVSPSAISSDGRPIQVANPWTGAAVGRRAGTADWSRATLTWDGKGLGVRLQLTSRPRRGSVYRIYLYSPLGTARGAEPGPARGAEPDEQPASAPGSPSRLVVEVAANGGFRAVLRDLERGTEETVPAEVGKGGRSVSLRVPFEERALPCYVGFEGASGAPETRPATWSLLVTRKASPS; encoded by the coding sequence TTGACCGCCGAACGACACTCGACTTCGTCCTTCCGACCGGCGTCCGTGATCCTGGCCGCCGCCGCGGCCGTGGCTCTGGCCATCGCCCCGGTCGGCGGCATGAGCAGGTTGGCCGTCCGGCGCCAGTCGCCCGGCTTTCCGGCCGGGACGCGGGTAATGGTCCTGGCGCCGCACGCCGACGACGAGTCCCTGGCCACCGGCCAGTTGATCGCCGCCGCCCGACGGGATGGACTGCCGGTGAGCGTCGTCTTCCTGACCAATGGCGACGGCTTCACCCGGGCGGCCGAGGAGACCTTGGCCGACTCCGGCGGGCTCCCGGATCCGTCGGAATACCTCGAGCTCGCCCAGACGAGGCAGGTCGAAGCGAGGGCGGCGGCGGCCGCCCTCGGCGTTCCCGACGGCAACCTCTTCTTCCTCGGCTACCCGGACCGCGGCCTGAAAGAGATGCTCGTCGAGCACTGGTCGGCCGCGGCTCCCTACCGGTCACCGTATACCGGGAGGTCGACGTCGCCCTACCCCGACTCGCACCACCAGGCCGCCCCTTACGCCGGGGAGACCCTCCTCGAGGACCTCGAGGAACTGATGGCAACCTTCCACCCGACCCTCCTGGCCATCCCCCATCCGGATGACCTGCACAGCGACCACTGGGCGACTTCGGTCTTTGGTCGGTTAGCCGTCCTTCGCCTGGTCGCCCAGGGGCGGCTGACCTCGCCCGGCCCGCGCCTGCTGGACTACGTCGTCCACGCCGGTCCGTGGCCCTGGCCGCCATGGCCCGCCCCCTACCTTCCGCTGACCGCCCCCCAATCGCTGGCGACCAGCGGGACGGTCTGGGAATTCCGACCGGGCGACCGCCTTTCGCGGCACCAGAAAGAGCTGGCCATCGCCAGCTACCGCACGCAACTGAAGGTCTCTCGCGGCTACCTCGGGGCCTTCGACCGGGCCAACGAACTGATCGGCGAGGTCTCCCCGTCGGCCATCAGTTCGGACGGCCGGCCGATCCAAGTAGCCAACCCCTGGACCGGGGCGGCCGTCGGACGGCGGGCCGGGACGGCCGACTGGAGCCGGGCCACCCTGACCTGGGACGGTAAGGGGTTGGGCGTCCGGCTGCAACTGACGTCGCGGCCGCGCCGGGGTAGCGTTTACCGGATCTACCTGTACTCCCCGCTCGGTACGGCGCGCGGCGCGGAGCCCGGCCCGGCGCGCGGCGCGGAGCCCGACGAACAGCCGGCGTCCGCCCCTGGGTCACCTTCGCGCCTGGTCGTGGAAGTGGCCGCCAATGGCGGCTTTCGGGCCGTCCTCCGGGACCTCGAGCGGGGCACGGAAGAGACCGTCCCCGCCGAGGTCGGGAAGGGCGGCCGGTCGGTCTCTCTGCGGGTCCCCTTCGAAGAACGGGCCCTACCGTGCTATGTCGGGTTCGAGGGGGCCTCCGGGGCCCCGGAGACCCGGCCGGCCACCTGGTCGCTGTTGGTGACTCGGAAGGCCTCGCCGAGTTGA
- a CDS encoding stalk domain-containing protein, with protein MAAFIFIALVITGPVRPAAAEGRPIQVVMDTLPVEFDVQPLVENSRTLVPFRGIAEALGASVDWDQAGQTAVARLDDIEVAVPLNSLKARRNGESLALEVPARVTAQRIMMPLRFFTEAFGCQVEWDQENYRVLITSPARPMEVIGFYALGDARTSSWADLFGRAYPDTAAGRTDLLRRLSLGWYTLNQEGGLLTRSASGWQQPQGWEKVVAASTKYGLKNEMAVQMTDGRGELTALLMNETAMQSAADHLLAEVQAVDYAGVNLDLEGLGFQEQGAQLEATRGRLNHFVEIVAGRLAKAGRTLTLTVHPPNSAYPGYDLATLGRLADTVILMAYDYGPKPEPVGPVTDAIVAAAAKVPSDRLVLGISAASETAASIAGKVGLAKRYGLKGIALWRLGIVSDETWEALRSAIKAR; from the coding sequence TTGGCCGCCTTCATCTTCATCGCCCTGGTCATCACCGGTCCGGTCCGCCCGGCCGCGGCGGAGGGCCGTCCGATCCAGGTCGTCATGGACACCTTGCCGGTCGAGTTTGACGTCCAGCCACTGGTCGAGAACTCGCGGACCCTCGTCCCTTTCCGGGGTATCGCCGAGGCCCTCGGCGCCTCGGTCGACTGGGACCAGGCCGGCCAGACCGCCGTCGCCCGGCTCGACGACATCGAAGTGGCCGTCCCCTTGAACAGCCTGAAGGCCAGGCGCAACGGCGAATCCCTGGCCCTCGAGGTCCCGGCGCGGGTGACCGCGCAGCGGATCATGATGCCGCTCCGGTTCTTCACCGAGGCCTTCGGCTGCCAGGTCGAGTGGGACCAGGAGAACTACCGGGTCCTGATCACCTCGCCGGCCCGGCCGATGGAGGTCATCGGTTTCTATGCCCTGGGCGACGCCAGGACTTCCAGCTGGGCCGACCTGTTCGGCCGGGCCTACCCGGACACGGCGGCCGGCCGGACCGACCTCCTGCGCCGCCTGTCCCTGGGTTGGTACACCCTGAACCAAGAGGGCGGCCTCCTGACCCGGAGCGCCAGCGGCTGGCAGCAGCCGCAGGGTTGGGAGAAGGTCGTCGCCGCCTCGACCAAGTACGGCCTGAAGAACGAGATGGCCGTGCAAATGACCGACGGTCGGGGGGAACTGACCGCTCTGTTGATGAACGAGACAGCCATGCAGTCGGCGGCCGACCATCTCTTGGCCGAGGTCCAGGCGGTCGACTACGCCGGGGTCAACCTCGACCTCGAGGGCCTCGGCTTCCAGGAGCAGGGGGCCCAACTGGAGGCCACCCGCGGGCGGCTCAATCACTTCGTCGAGATCGTCGCCGGGCGTCTCGCCAAGGCCGGCCGGACCTTGACCCTCACCGTCCACCCGCCCAACAGCGCTTATCCGGGCTACGACCTGGCCACCCTGGGCCGCTTGGCCGACACCGTGATCCTGATGGCCTATGACTATGGCCCCAAGCCCGAGCCGGTGGGGCCGGTGACCGACGCCATCGTTGCGGCCGCCGCCAAGGTCCCGTCCGATCGGCTGGTCCTCGGCATCTCCGCGGCTTCTGAGACGGCGGCGAGCATCGCCGGCAAGGTCGGGCTGGCCAAGCGTTACGGCCTCAAGGGCATCGCCCTGTGGCGCCTCGGGATCGTCTCCGACGAGACCTGGGAGGCCCTGCGTTCGGCGATCAAGGCTCGATAG
- a CDS encoding D-alanine--D-alanine ligase produces MGLTVGLLYNLGKYEPPEEDEPPDIHAELDSEKTVLAIADALRWGGHEVIFIEATESAYQTLRHTKIDIAFNIAEGLRGESRESHVPAMLEMLGIPYAGSNVLSLALSLDKPMAKRVFAYHRIPTAKFEVIEPGQECCRGNLHFPLFVKPAREGSSIGVSTSSVVQNGKQLREQVIYIHRYYQQAALVEEFLDGREFTVGLLGNHDHHFFPITEINFSACPEGRPPVYDYEFKRDWDAEHYYLMPAPLAEMERDRLCRLALVAFKAMNCSDIGRVDIRLDRSGVPHVIEINPLPGLAPGFSDLPKMADAEGMSYNQLINGILDAALERYGLLVAADTRAVATA; encoded by the coding sequence ATGGGACTCACCGTAGGTTTGCTCTACAACCTCGGTAAGTACGAACCCCCAGAAGAAGACGAGCCTCCCGATATCCACGCTGAGCTGGACAGCGAGAAAACAGTGCTGGCTATCGCGGATGCTCTCCGCTGGGGTGGTCACGAGGTTATCTTCATCGAAGCCACCGAGAGCGCGTATCAGACCCTGAGGCATACAAAGATCGACATCGCCTTCAATATTGCCGAGGGGTTGCGCGGAGAGAGTCGCGAGTCGCACGTTCCAGCGATGTTAGAGATGTTGGGGATCCCCTACGCCGGATCGAATGTCTTGTCTCTGGCTCTCAGTCTCGACAAGCCGATGGCCAAGCGAGTTTTCGCCTACCATCGCATCCCGACCGCCAAGTTCGAAGTGATTGAACCGGGTCAGGAATGTTGTCGGGGCAACCTCCACTTCCCTTTGTTCGTCAAGCCCGCCCGCGAGGGATCGAGCATCGGCGTTTCCACCAGTTCGGTGGTCCAGAATGGCAAGCAGCTTCGCGAGCAGGTCATCTACATCCACCGCTACTACCAGCAGGCCGCCCTGGTCGAGGAGTTCCTCGACGGTCGCGAGTTCACCGTCGGTCTCCTCGGCAACCACGACCACCACTTCTTCCCGATCACCGAGATCAACTTCTCGGCCTGTCCGGAAGGACGCCCGCCGGTCTACGATTACGAGTTCAAGCGCGACTGGGATGCCGAGCATTACTACCTGATGCCGGCTCCCCTGGCCGAGATGGAGCGGGACCGCCTGTGCCGGTTGGCCCTGGTCGCCTTCAAGGCGATGAACTGCAGTGACATCGGCCGCGTGGACATCCGCCTGGACCGGAGCGGCGTGCCGCACGTCATCGAGATCAACCCGTTGCCCGGCTTAGCCCCCGGCTTCTCGGACCTTCCCAAGATGGCCGACGCCGAAGGGATGAGCTACAACCAGCTGATCAACGGGATCCTCGACGCGGCCCTGGAGCGCTACGGGCTCCTCGTCGCCGCCGATACACGGGCCGTGGCCACGGCCTGA
- a CDS encoding DMT family transporter has translation MTGRRLLADLSLLLVAFIWGSTFVVVKEAVASLSTFWFLSIRFWLAFLVLLAIYYRQVSAALKSRAALAGAAAVGTLLALAYGLQTTGLTMTAASKAAFITGLYVVLVPILSTTLLGRPPGRLPVVGALAAAVGLAFLTLRGWVLPDRGDLWVLAGALAFAAHITAVGHFTRRQDSYALATLQVGAAAVVLTILALTFEPTPTRIPPAVWVAIAITGVLATALAMVLQSVVQRLTPPTHTALILATEPVFAALTSYLYLGEILSPRAILGALMMLAGMVLSELQPGESARQETPLSAAKSP, from the coding sequence TTGACTGGAAGAAGACTTCTGGCCGACTTGTCTCTACTGTTGGTCGCCTTCATCTGGGGGTCGACCTTCGTCGTCGTCAAGGAGGCCGTCGCCAGCCTGTCCACCTTCTGGTTTCTGTCCATCCGGTTTTGGTTGGCTTTTTTGGTCCTCCTTGCCATATATTATCGTCAGGTTTCGGCAGCGCTTAAGTCCCGTGCGGCCCTGGCCGGCGCAGCCGCCGTGGGGACCCTCCTGGCCTTGGCCTATGGGTTACAAACGACCGGCCTGACCATGACCGCGGCCTCCAAGGCGGCTTTCATCACCGGGCTCTATGTCGTCCTGGTGCCGATCCTCTCGACGACCCTCCTCGGGCGGCCCCCGGGCCGGCTGCCCGTGGTCGGCGCCCTGGCGGCTGCGGTGGGCCTGGCCTTCCTGACCCTCAGGGGGTGGGTCCTGCCCGACCGCGGCGACCTCTGGGTCCTGGCCGGCGCCCTGGCCTTCGCCGCCCACATTACCGCCGTCGGCCACTTCACCCGCCGGCAGGACTCCTACGCCTTGGCCACCCTGCAGGTCGGCGCGGCGGCGGTCGTCCTGACCATCCTGGCCCTGACCTTCGAGCCCACTCCGACCCGCATCCCGCCAGCGGTCTGGGTGGCCATCGCCATCACCGGCGTCCTGGCCACGGCCCTGGCGATGGTTCTGCAAAGCGTCGTCCAGAGGCTGACCCCGCCCACGCACACCGCCCTAATCCTGGCGACGGAGCCAGTCTTCGCCGCCTTGACCTCCTACCTCTACCTCGGCGAGATCCTCAGCCCTCGGGCCATCCTCGGGGCCCTCATGATGTTGGCCGGGATGGTCCTCTCCGAACTCCAGCCCGGCGAATCGGCTCGGCAGGAGACCCCTCTTTCCGCGGCGAAATCGCCCTAG